A stretch of DNA from Glycine max cultivar Williams 82 chromosome 18, Glycine_max_v4.0, whole genome shotgun sequence:
TCTACTTATTTGTAAAATTCCATCACTGCCATAGTAGAGAAAGCCCGACAAACAACTTGAAACCTAGAAAATCCAGAACGCTTGCCCAAACTTTCAAATTGTTTCTCAGTTCTTTCCCTTCCACCAGGTGTAATAAACATGATGTTATCAAGAATTGAAATCATTTTGCAATCATTTGTAGGTTCTGGATCTTCTGGCACTATGAGATCCCCAACAATGACCTTCCCGTTTGGTGGCAAAGCTTTGTGACAATTGCTTAAAAGTTCTATGGCTTTTTCATCCGACCAATTATGGCATATGGCCTGGAACAATGTTATCCACATAAGGACACAAATTTTGGTTAGCACTTCATCAGTGAGATTTGATCAAGTtatcaaaaaaagaataatcGAAGTTTAGGTAATGTGTTTACTAACCTTTAGCATTATGGCATCACCTTGTGGAACACCTTCAAACATATTTCCCCCAATATGCTCAACCCCTAAAAATGAAACTTGGtagttttttattaatgattttatgaaaattaacaatGTAACCATTTGAGTTGTAGGAGATTGATGTGATTCAATTACTCCTACAGAAGCAAGTAGGTGCGGCTAGAGAGATGGATTGATTACCTGGAATGGGTGGTGAATTTTCAATCACATGTGGGAGGTCAAAATTAATTCCCTTAATTGAAGGGTATTTGGAGATGATCAATTTGAGACATTGTCCAGTTCCACCTGCTACATTAACCAAAGTTGATATACCCTCATATCCTGTGTATacttcaagtatttttttcatatgggTTGTGCATACATCATTCATTGCTTTGTTAAATACGTGGTTTAGTTCTGGTTCTTTCCCAAAGTACTCGAACTTAGAAATTCCATGAACCTTCTTGAATAGGTCAATCTCAGGATCAATAATCGCTTCCTTAAAATTCAACCTATATTATAACAAAGTTAGCATTTCAATATATTTGCACAGATACAAATTAGTAGTAACTAATACTTGAGTACAATGGTGACAACTAACAATGATTCGATGCACAACAGGATTTCCAATCCTAACAGGAAAAGGGGTAATGAATACTCAATTTCAAGTGAGTAAACAAAATTCCATACTAGATATCATAGATACATATAGAATTCTATGGAAAGCCTTGAATAAATGATGATATTAAGCATAGCAAAAATACTTACCATACTCCTAACATCGCAGGGTGACACAGAAATGATGTGAATGAAGCAAGATAGCCACCACCATTTTTATCATAGACGAAATATTTACCCGATGGTGAGACCGCATAAACTCTCACGGCGCTACCATTCTCATCGGTGCGAGTGGAAACAGTGAGAAGAGAGTAGCTAGCAAGCAAGAGCAACAAACGCTCAAGCCTATTTGGCAAGTCAGAGTGGTGTTGTTGTGTTGGTAATAACAACTTGGAAGCAATTTCATGGGGTGACATGAATCCACCACTCTCTTCTGAGCTTTCCTTCCCAATGATCTCAAACACTTTGAGCTCAATTGCAGCGTTGAGAGCGGCAGGAAAGACCACATTGGAACCGAGCACCATGGCATCCAGGATAATATCAGTGTCTTCTCTTTGTGGGGTGGCAGTTTCCACCACATGGTTCTCTTTCTCTAAGCAACACGAACTCATGTTACTTTGTTAATTTCGGTTAGTATAGTTTTGTGATATTTTCTCTTCTGTGATGTACGTATATAATGTGCTGTTTTTATAGGCACATTTAACACTACTTGTTATCAGCTatgtatacattaaaaataatttcttgctTTTTTGTCTACCTCGTTTGATATGTTTTAGGTAACGTATAGTTCTACATTCAACTCTTCAAGgttataatttttctaaaatgttcttcaataaataaaatactaataaaatacaTTATGCGGCTGGCTTCATGACATTACATTACGAGTAACGATGGAAATGGGTAAGACTTATATtcattaatcatataaaaaaaattaatcaacctTTTAGTGATCcataaatatcttataaaaataaattttattgtgcttataaatcaataatcatataattagtttgaaattaactaatcttataaatttagatattttattgactaacaaatttatcatacactTAATTCTAATCAAATATAGAATTTCCacatacttattattattaacaattcataattatttcattaatttcattttagacCACACATATATGATTCATTCACgttataatcaataaaaaataatattatatatatatatatatatatatatatcagtgtGCATAGTGATGCGTCAGTGGTTTTTTTCTTTCGTGTATTACACTACTTCTCTCTCCATAATGCCTAAAGTACACTACTTTGGAAAAAATTTCCCAAAGTACACGTCTTTTTATCTTGCACTTGGAAGTCGGGTTTGGC
This window harbors:
- the LOC100798295 gene encoding isoliquiritigenin 2'-O-methyltransferase, producing MSSCCLEKENHVVETATPQREDTDIILDAMVLGSNVVFPAALNAAIELKVFEIIGKESSEESGGFMSPHEIASKLLLPTQQHHSDLPNRLERLLLLLASYSLLTVSTRTDENGSAVRVYAVSPSGKYFVYDKNGGGYLASFTSFLCHPAMLGVWLNFKEAIIDPEIDLFKKVHGISKFEYFGKEPELNHVFNKAMNDVCTTHMKKILEVYTGYEGISTLVNVAGGTGQCLKLIISKYPSIKGINFDLPHVIENSPPIPGVEHIGGNMFEGVPQGDAIMLKAICHNWSDEKAIELLSNCHKALPPNGKVIVGDLIVPEDPEPTNDCKMISILDNIMFITPGGRERTEKQFESLGKRSGFSRFQVVCRAFSTMAVMEFYK